A stretch of the Taeniopygia guttata chromosome 3, bTaeGut7.mat, whole genome shotgun sequence genome encodes the following:
- the LOC140683777 gene encoding uncharacterized protein: MKKTTWSRKNFLLVAGLSLIGVHIGSILVNYVAKKSAQSHSEARKNRLE, encoded by the coding sequence atgaagaaaactACCTGGAGTAGAAAGAACTTTCTGCTTGTGGCAGGACTGTCACTTATAGGTGTCCATATAGGAAGCATTCTTGTAAACTATGTTGCGAAAAAGTCTGCTCAGTCTCATTCAGAAGCTAGAAAAAATCGTCTGGAATGA
- the LOC140683776 gene encoding uncharacterized protein isoform X3, with translation MLLLPAGARLNVWEWAGRCQFAMGLKTFWKDNKVLIVMGAGLGLVHWGWYYLKSSPIFQVKTEDFSPERDILTFMMQSIRKSKEK, from the exons ATGCTTCTGCTTCCTGCCGGGGCGCGTTTGAACGTGTGGGAGTGGGCGG GTAGATGCCAGTTTGCAATGGGTCTTAAAACCTTCTGGAAGGACAACAAAGTTCTGATTGTTATGGGAGCTGGCCTGGGGCTAGTGCACTGGGGCTGGTATTACTTGAAGTCCAGTCCTATTTTCCAAGTGAAGACAGAGGATTTTTCTCCAGAACGTGACATTCTGACATTCATGATGCAAAGCATTcgcaaaagcaaagaaaaatag
- the LOC140683776 gene encoding uncharacterized protein isoform X2, translating into MLASSVAPSSLAPRAGRSLRCQFAMGLKTFWKDNKVLIVMGAGLGLVHWGWYYLKSSPIFQVKTEDFSPERDILTFMMQSIRKSKEK; encoded by the exons ATGCTCGCCTCCTCGGTAGCACCTTCTTCGCTCGCTCCCAGAGCGGGGAGAAGCCTCAG ATGCCAGTTTGCAATGGGTCTTAAAACCTTCTGGAAGGACAACAAAGTTCTGATTGTTATGGGAGCTGGCCTGGGGCTAGTGCACTGGGGCTGGTATTACTTGAAGTCCAGTCCTATTTTCCAAGTGAAGACAGAGGATTTTTCTCCAGAACGTGACATTCTGACATTCATGATGCAAAGCATTcgcaaaagcaaagaaaaatag
- the LOC140683776 gene encoding uncharacterized protein isoform X1, with product MLASSVAPSSLAPRAGRSLRCAAAPSAARALRCQFAMGLKTFWKDNKVLIVMGAGLGLVHWGWYYLKSSPIFQVKTEDFSPERDILTFMMQSIRKSKEK from the exons ATGCTCGCCTCCTCGGTAGCACCTTCTTCGCTCGCTCCCAGAGCGGGGAGAAGCCTCAGGTGCGCCGCTGCGCCCTCAGCCGCCCGCGCTTTAAG ATGCCAGTTTGCAATGGGTCTTAAAACCTTCTGGAAGGACAACAAAGTTCTGATTGTTATGGGAGCTGGCCTGGGGCTAGTGCACTGGGGCTGGTATTACTTGAAGTCCAGTCCTATTTTCCAAGTGAAGACAGAGGATTTTTCTCCAGAACGTGACATTCTGACATTCATGATGCAAAGCATTcgcaaaagcaaagaaaaatag